The following coding sequences are from one Streptomyces venezuelae window:
- a CDS encoding bifunctional salicylyl-CoA 5-hydroxylase/oxidoreductase, which produces MATPHRIAVIGGGPGGLYAAALLKRLDPTREVTVWERNAPDDTFGFGVVLSDETLGGIEHADPAVYTALQAEFVRWDDIDIVHRDRRHTSGGHGFAALGRRRLLEILHDRCRDLGIELRFRTEAPPASALAAEYDLVVAADGVHSLTREAHADVFGPTLTTHRCRYIWLAADFAFDAFRFEIAETEHGVMQLHGYPYSSAGTGASTVIVEMREEVWEAAGFAELDEHESTERCAKIFADALGGRPLRGNKSSWINFRTVVNSRWFHGNTVLLGDAAHTAHFSIGSGTKLAVEDALALAACLEEQPDIPAALRAYEEERRPVVASTQRAARASLEWFERLPDHLDQPPRQFAFNLLTRSRRVTHDNLRLRDADFTRAVERDFGCPDGTPPMFTPFRLRDLTLRNRVVVSPMDMYSAVDGVPGDFHLVHLGARALGGAGLVMTEMVCVSERGRITPGCAGLYTDEQAEAWRRVTDFVHEQAPGAAIGLQLGHSGRKGSTKRMWEGIDDPLPDGNWPLDAASPLPYKRGSQVPRELSRAGLTKIRERFVSAARRADRAGFDLLELHAAHGYLLSGFLSPLTNRRTDAYGGDLPGRLRYPLEVFDAVREVWPAGKPMTVRISATDWAEGGTTAEDAVEIARAFAGRGADAIDVSTGQVVADERPEFGRSYQTPYADRIRNVTGVPVITVGAVSSWDDVNSLLLAGRTDLCALARPHLYDPHWTLHAAAEQGYAGEAAPWPLQYRAGSRRPQTGRTDAPKQRLQLPV; this is translated from the coding sequence ATGGCGACCCCGCACCGCATCGCGGTCATCGGCGGCGGTCCCGGCGGGCTCTACGCCGCCGCGCTGCTCAAGCGCCTCGACCCCACCCGCGAGGTCACCGTCTGGGAGCGCAACGCGCCCGACGACACCTTCGGTTTCGGCGTCGTCCTCTCCGACGAGACCCTCGGCGGCATCGAACACGCCGACCCCGCCGTCTACACCGCGCTCCAGGCCGAGTTCGTCCGCTGGGACGACATCGACATCGTGCACCGCGACCGGCGGCACACCTCCGGCGGCCACGGGTTCGCGGCGCTCGGCAGGCGCAGGCTCCTGGAGATCCTGCACGACCGCTGCCGGGACCTCGGCATCGAGCTGCGCTTCCGCACGGAGGCACCGCCCGCGTCCGCGCTCGCCGCCGAGTACGACCTGGTCGTCGCCGCCGACGGCGTCCACAGCCTCACCCGCGAGGCGCACGCCGACGTCTTCGGGCCGACCCTGACCACCCACCGCTGCCGCTACATCTGGCTCGCCGCCGACTTCGCCTTCGACGCCTTCCGCTTCGAGATCGCCGAGACCGAACACGGCGTGATGCAGCTCCACGGATACCCGTACTCCTCGGCGGGGACGGGTGCCTCCACCGTCATCGTCGAGATGCGCGAGGAGGTGTGGGAGGCCGCCGGCTTCGCCGAGCTCGACGAGCACGAGTCCACGGAACGCTGCGCCAAGATCTTCGCGGACGCGCTGGGCGGCCGCCCTCTGCGCGGCAACAAATCCTCCTGGATCAACTTCCGTACCGTGGTCAACTCCCGCTGGTTCCACGGCAATACGGTCCTGCTCGGCGACGCCGCGCACACCGCGCACTTCTCCATCGGCTCCGGCACCAAGCTCGCCGTCGAGGACGCGCTCGCGCTCGCCGCCTGCCTGGAGGAGCAGCCCGACATCCCGGCGGCGCTCCGGGCGTACGAGGAGGAGCGCCGCCCCGTCGTCGCCTCCACGCAGCGTGCGGCCCGCGCCAGCCTGGAGTGGTTCGAGCGGCTGCCGGACCACCTCGACCAGCCCCCGCGCCAGTTCGCGTTCAACCTCCTCACCCGCAGCCGCCGCGTCACCCACGACAACCTGCGCCTGCGCGACGCGGACTTCACCCGCGCGGTCGAGCGCGACTTCGGCTGCCCGGACGGTACGCCGCCGATGTTCACGCCCTTCCGGCTCCGCGACCTGACGCTCCGCAACCGGGTGGTCGTCTCCCCGATGGACATGTACTCCGCCGTGGACGGCGTCCCCGGCGACTTCCACCTGGTCCACCTGGGCGCGCGGGCGCTCGGCGGCGCGGGGCTCGTCATGACCGAGATGGTGTGCGTCAGCGAGCGCGGGCGCATCACGCCGGGCTGCGCGGGGCTGTACACCGACGAGCAGGCCGAGGCGTGGCGCCGCGTCACGGACTTCGTGCACGAACAGGCGCCCGGCGCGGCGATCGGCCTGCAGCTCGGGCACTCCGGCCGCAAGGGCTCCACGAAGCGGATGTGGGAGGGCATCGACGATCCGCTGCCCGACGGCAACTGGCCGCTCGACGCGGCGTCGCCGCTTCCGTACAAGCGGGGCAGCCAGGTTCCCCGTGAACTCTCCCGGGCGGGTCTGACGAAGATCCGTGAGCGGTTCGTGTCGGCGGCGCGGCGTGCCGACCGGGCGGGCTTCGACCTCCTCGAACTCCACGCCGCGCACGGGTACTTGCTGTCGGGCTTCCTCTCCCCGCTCACGAACCGCCGCACGGACGCGTACGGGGGCGACCTGCCGGGTCGCCTGCGCTACCCCCTGGAGGTCTTCGACGCGGTGCGGGAGGTGTGGCCCGCCGGTAAGCCCATGACGGTCCGCATCTCGGCGACGGACTGGGCGGAGGGGGGTACGACGGCGGAGGACGCGGTGGAGATCGCGCGGGCGTTCGCGGGGCGCGGCGCGGATGCGATCGATGTCTCCACCGGGCAGGTCGTGGCGGACGAGCGCCCGGAGTTCGGACGCTCGTACCAGACGCCGTACGCGGACCGCATTCGCAACGTGACGGGCGTGCCGGTGATCACGGTGGGCGCGGTGTCGTCGTGGGACGACGTGAATTCCCTGCTCCTGGCGGGGCGCACGGATCTGTGCGCGCTGGCCCGCCCTCACCTGTACGACCCTCACTGGACGTTGCACGCGGCGGCGGAGCAGGGGTATGCCGGTGAGGCGGCACCGTGGCCCCTCCAGTACCGGGCGGGGAGCCGCCGCCCGCAGACGGGGCGCACGGACGCGCCGAAGCAGAGACTGCAACTGCCCGTGTGA
- a CDS encoding HutD family protein: MNEELLRWTAYRTVPWRNGGGTTREVAEGAAWRVSVADVAGDGPFSHFPETDRVITPVEGEGMLLTVSGTRQRVAPLTPFAFPGDAPTDCHLPNGPVRNLNVMTRRGRAAARVRIVTVTATAEAVSGPDEILLVMPLTEGLALVAPDTALARLDCARRTGPGAVGLRGEGTLAEIRITTTR, translated from the coding sequence ATGAACGAAGAACTGCTGCGCTGGACCGCGTACCGCACCGTTCCATGGAGGAACGGCGGCGGTACGACCAGGGAGGTCGCGGAGGGCGCGGCCTGGCGGGTGAGCGTGGCGGACGTGGCCGGGGACGGCCCCTTCTCCCACTTCCCCGAGACGGACCGCGTGATCACCCCGGTCGAGGGCGAGGGCATGCTGCTGACGGTCTCCGGCACGCGGCAGCGGGTCGCACCCCTGACCCCGTTCGCCTTCCCCGGCGACGCACCGACGGATTGCCACCTGCCGAATGGCCCGGTGCGCAACCTGAACGTGATGACGCGCCGGGGCCGGGCGGCGGCACGGGTACGAATCGTCACCGTCACCGCCACGGCTGAGGCGGTGAGCGGGCCGGACGAGATCCTCCTCGTCATGCCCCTCACGGAGGGCCTCGCTCTGGTCGCCCCGGATACCGCACTCGCCCGCCTGGACTGCGCACGTCGTACCGGGCCGGGCGCGGTAGGACTACGGGGCGAGGGCACGCTGGCCGAGATCAGGATCACCACAACCCGCTGA
- a CDS encoding PaaX family transcriptional regulator C-terminal domain-containing protein, translating into MSEQHTPRSLIVTFYGAYGRAAPGPVPVAELVRLLAPVGVDAPSVRSSVSRLKRRGLLVPGRTEGGAAGYALSPDARQLLEDGDRRIYGAGADHGEGWVLAVFSVPEAERAKRHVLRSRLAGLGFGTAAPGVWIAPAHLYSETRHTLTRLQLAPYVDLFRGEHLGFTPTPEAVARWWDLASLAKQHEAFLDRHEPVLRTWESRGAPDSAAAEEAYRDYLLALDSWRQLPYADPGLPPALLPADWPGARSAAVFAALDERLREPGARFVHPA; encoded by the coding sequence GTGTCCGAGCAGCACACTCCACGGTCCCTGATCGTCACGTTCTACGGCGCCTACGGCCGGGCCGCGCCCGGCCCCGTGCCGGTCGCCGAGCTGGTGCGCCTCCTCGCGCCGGTCGGCGTCGACGCGCCGTCCGTGCGGTCGTCGGTGTCCCGCCTGAAGCGGCGCGGACTGCTCGTGCCGGGACGTACGGAGGGGGGCGCCGCGGGGTACGCGCTCTCGCCCGACGCCCGCCAGCTCCTGGAGGACGGCGACCGCCGCATCTACGGCGCGGGGGCGGATCACGGGGAGGGCTGGGTCCTGGCCGTCTTCTCCGTCCCCGAGGCGGAACGCGCCAAGCGGCACGTCCTGCGGTCCCGCCTCGCGGGCCTCGGCTTCGGCACGGCGGCGCCGGGCGTCTGGATCGCCCCCGCACACCTCTACTCCGAGACCAGGCACACGCTGACCCGCCTCCAACTCGCTCCGTACGTCGACCTGTTCCGAGGTGAACACCTCGGGTTCACCCCGACACCGGAGGCGGTGGCCCGCTGGTGGGACCTGGCCTCCCTGGCCAAGCAGCACGAGGCGTTCCTGGACCGCCATGAGCCGGTGCTCCGCACGTGGGAGTCCCGCGGCGCCCCCGACTCCGCCGCCGCCGAGGAGGCGTACCGCGACTACCTCCTCGCCCTGGACTCCTGGCGCCAACTCCCCTACGCGGACCCGGGCCTGCCTCCCGCGCTGCTGCCCGCGGACTGGCCGGGCGCCCGCTCGGCGGCGGTGTTCGCGGCCCTGGACGAACGCCTGAGGGAGCCGGGCGCGCGGTTCGTGCACCCCGCCTAG
- a CDS encoding AMP-binding protein, translated as MEPTGSPANAGPIPSGHVDTFARDHLPPREQWPALVHDRPELHYPDRLNCGTELLDRSAERFGAERPAFHAASGETWTYGALRRHVDRIAHVLTADLDVRPGERVLLRGPTTPWLAACWLAVMKAGAVAVTVLAQQRAQELATMCEIAEVRHALCDVRSVDDLIKAGVPGLNVTTYGGGGPDDLLARAARHPERYEAVDTAADDVALIAFTSGTTGRPKGCMHFHRDVLAIADTFARHVLKPTPDDVFAGSPPLGFTFGLGGLVVFPLRFGASSVLLEQAGPKQLLPAIGRHGISVLFTAPTAYRTMLDELDAHDVSSLRRCVSAGENLPAATWQSWQRRTGHRIINGIGATELLHIFISAADDAIRPGTTGLPVPGWHARVVDDSGAPLPDGEPGLLAVRGPVGCRYLSDERQLQYVRHGWNITGDTYVRDADGYFRYVARADDMIISAGYNIAGPEVEDALLRHPDVAETAVVGRPDELRGQVAVAYVVLRAGAEADADRLREFVKGELVPYKCPREIVFLDALPRTATGKLQRFRLRGRVPGDSGPVE; from the coding sequence ATGGAACCGACCGGCAGTCCAGCCAACGCGGGACCGATACCGTCCGGCCACGTCGACACGTTCGCCCGGGACCATCTCCCGCCGCGCGAGCAGTGGCCCGCCCTGGTCCACGACCGCCCCGAACTGCACTACCCCGACCGCCTCAACTGCGGCACGGAGCTCCTCGACCGGTCCGCCGAACGATTCGGCGCCGAACGCCCCGCCTTCCACGCCGCGTCCGGCGAGACCTGGACGTACGGCGCGCTGCGGCGGCACGTCGACCGGATCGCGCACGTGCTCACCGCCGACCTGGACGTACGGCCGGGCGAGCGCGTCCTGCTGCGCGGGCCGACCACGCCGTGGCTCGCCGCCTGCTGGCTCGCCGTGATGAAGGCCGGGGCGGTCGCCGTGACCGTCCTCGCCCAGCAGCGCGCGCAGGAGCTCGCCACGATGTGCGAGATCGCCGAGGTGCGGCACGCGCTCTGCGACGTCCGGTCGGTCGACGACCTGATCAAGGCCGGTGTGCCGGGCCTGAACGTCACCACGTACGGCGGCGGGGGCCCCGACGACCTCCTCGCGCGGGCCGCCCGGCACCCCGAGCGGTACGAAGCGGTGGACACGGCGGCCGACGACGTCGCGCTGATCGCGTTCACCTCCGGCACGACGGGCCGCCCCAAGGGCTGCATGCACTTCCACCGCGACGTGCTCGCCATCGCCGACACGTTCGCGCGGCACGTCCTGAAGCCGACGCCGGACGACGTGTTCGCGGGCAGCCCGCCCCTCGGCTTCACCTTCGGACTCGGCGGTCTCGTCGTCTTCCCGCTGCGCTTCGGCGCCTCGTCGGTCCTGCTCGAACAGGCGGGGCCCAAGCAGTTGCTGCCGGCGATCGGGCGGCACGGGATCAGCGTCCTCTTCACCGCCCCGACCGCCTACCGCACGATGCTGGACGAGCTCGACGCGCACGACGTCTCCTCGCTGCGGCGGTGCGTCTCCGCGGGTGAGAACCTGCCCGCGGCGACCTGGCAGAGCTGGCAGCGGCGCACCGGGCACCGCATCATCAACGGCATCGGCGCGACCGAGCTGCTGCACATCTTCATCTCCGCCGCCGACGACGCGATCCGGCCCGGCACGACCGGGCTGCCCGTCCCCGGGTGGCACGCGCGCGTGGTCGACGATTCCGGGGCGCCGCTGCCGGACGGCGAACCCGGGCTCCTCGCGGTGCGCGGCCCGGTCGGCTGCCGCTACCTCTCCGACGAGCGGCAGCTCCAGTACGTACGGCACGGCTGGAACATCACCGGCGACACGTACGTCAGGGACGCCGACGGCTACTTCCGGTACGTCGCCCGCGCGGACGACATGATCATCTCCGCCGGGTACAACATCGCGGGCCCCGAGGTCGAGGACGCCCTCCTCCGCCACCCCGACGTGGCGGAGACGGCGGTGGTGGGCCGCCCCGACGAGCTGCGCGGGCAGGTGGCCGTGGCGTACGTGGTGCTGCGCGCGGGCGCCGAGGCGGACGCGGACCGGCTGCGGGAGTTCGTGAAGGGGGAACTCGTGCCCTACAAATGCCCGCGCGAGATCGTCTTCCTGGACGCGCTGCCCCGCACCGCGACGGGCAAGCTCCAGCGCTTCCGGCTGCGCGGCCGGGTGCCGGGCGACTCCGGGCCCGTAGAGTGA
- a CDS encoding acyl-CoA dehydrogenase family protein, with product MTAFSLNPEQTARCAELRTLAAERLRPLAEKGEPGHVNRPLVTALGEFGLLDGLFEGGGAGAGPPGGASSGALDLCLTRESLAYACTEAETAFALQGLGAHPVHAHGTPEQRERWLPPVRAGHAVAAFALSEPGAGSDAAALSLAAERDGSGGWRLTGEKCWISNAPEADFYSVFARTSPGAGSRGVTAFLVPADRAGLTGTPLDMLSPHPIGALAFDGVRVGEEDVLGEVDRGFRVAMTTLNRFRPSVGAFAVGMARAALDATLAHTAERTAFGGPLKDLQSVGHQVAEMATRTEAARLMVYAAAAAYDGEGPQSPGIARRAAMAKLIATETAQYVVDAAVQLHGARALRRGHLLEHLYREVRAPRIYEGASEVQRTIIAKELYAGVDAPTFAHEEEPPA from the coding sequence ATGACGGCATTCTCGCTCAATCCTGAACAAACCGCCCGTTGCGCGGAGCTGCGGACGCTCGCCGCCGAGCGTCTGCGTCCCCTGGCGGAGAAGGGCGAGCCCGGCCATGTGAACCGGCCACTGGTCACGGCGCTGGGTGAATTCGGGCTGCTGGACGGGCTGTTCGAGGGGGGAGGTGCCGGTGCGGGGCCTCCCGGCGGGGCGTCGTCCGGCGCCCTCGACCTCTGCCTGACCCGGGAATCACTCGCGTACGCCTGCACGGAGGCGGAGACCGCCTTCGCCCTGCAAGGGCTCGGCGCCCACCCCGTGCACGCCCACGGCACGCCCGAGCAGCGGGAACGGTGGCTCCCGCCGGTCCGCGCCGGGCACGCCGTCGCGGCCTTCGCGCTCTCCGAGCCGGGCGCGGGTTCGGACGCCGCGGCCCTGAGCCTCGCGGCGGAGCGGGACGGCTCCGGGGGCTGGCGCCTCACCGGCGAGAAGTGCTGGATCTCCAACGCGCCCGAGGCCGACTTCTACAGCGTCTTCGCCCGTACGTCGCCGGGCGCGGGCTCCCGCGGCGTCACCGCGTTCCTGGTCCCCGCCGACCGCGCGGGCCTCACCGGCACCCCGCTCGACATGCTCTCCCCGCACCCCATCGGCGCCCTCGCCTTCGACGGCGTACGGGTCGGCGAGGAGGACGTGCTCGGGGAGGTCGACCGCGGCTTCCGGGTCGCGATGACGACACTGAACCGGTTCCGGCCGAGCGTCGGCGCGTTCGCCGTCGGCATGGCGCGGGCCGCGCTCGACGCGACACTCGCGCACACCGCCGAACGGACCGCGTTCGGCGGCCCGTTGAAGGACCTGCAATCGGTGGGCCACCAGGTCGCCGAGATGGCGACGCGCACGGAGGCGGCCCGCCTGATGGTGTACGCGGCAGCGGCGGCGTACGACGGCGAGGGGCCGCAGAGCCCCGGCATCGCCCGCCGCGCGGCGATGGCGAAACTCATCGCCACGGAGACCGCGCAGTACGTGGTCGACGCGGCGGTCCAGCTGCACGGCGCCCGCGCGCTGCGCCGCGGCCACCTCCTCGAACACCTCTACCGCGAGGTGCGCGCGCCCCGCATCTACGAGGGCGCGAGCGAGGTCCAGCGCACCATCATCGCCAAGGAGCTGTACGCCGGGGTGGACGCCCCGACGTTCGCCCACGAGGAGGAGCCGCCCGCATGA
- a CDS encoding RidA family protein, producing the protein MSDSHLHRVNPAELSPPTGFSHAVTATGSRLVFLAGQTALDSEGEITGATLPEQFERALTNLLTALRHAGGTPADLARVTVYATDVADYRACAGELGRIWKRLAGRDYPAMAVVGVVRLWDEEALVELDGTAVLA; encoded by the coding sequence ATGAGCGACAGCCACCTGCACCGCGTCAACCCCGCCGAACTCTCGCCGCCCACGGGCTTCTCGCACGCCGTCACCGCGACGGGCTCCCGGCTCGTCTTCCTCGCCGGGCAGACCGCGCTGGACAGCGAGGGCGAGATCACCGGTGCGACCCTGCCCGAGCAGTTCGAGCGGGCCCTCACCAACCTCCTGACCGCCCTGCGCCACGCGGGCGGCACCCCGGCCGACCTCGCGCGCGTCACGGTCTACGCCACGGACGTCGCCGACTACCGCGCCTGCGCCGGCGAGCTGGGCCGGATCTGGAAGAGGCTGGCGGGCCGCGACTATCCGGCCATGGCGGTGGTGGGCGTCGTCAGGCTGTGGGACGAGGAGGCCTTGGTGGAGCTCGACGGAACGGCCGTGCTCGCCTGA
- a CDS encoding DUF5133 domain-containing protein — translation MLQAHPSVLADLVERYESLHAKTGSAAVDPALRRQLDDVTYTLCVITGTRSLEQALASARRRARTVRDVRDVRGQASTAVPSSSTKASSSHSLTTPTTAMAG, via the coding sequence ATGCTGCAGGCACACCCTTCCGTCCTCGCCGACCTCGTCGAGCGCTACGAATCCCTCCACGCGAAGACCGGCAGCGCGGCCGTCGACCCGGCGCTGCGCCGACAGCTCGACGACGTCACGTACACCCTGTGCGTCATCACCGGCACCCGCTCACTGGAGCAGGCGCTCGCCTCGGCGCGCCGACGTGCCAGAACGGTGCGGGACGTGCGGGACGTGCGCGGTCAGGCGAGCACGGCCGTTCCGTCGAGCTCCACCAAGGCCTCCTCGTCCCACAGCCTGACGACGCCCACCACCGCCATGGCCGGATAG